In Deinococcus seoulensis, the following are encoded in one genomic region:
- a CDS encoding carbohydrate ABC transporter permease — protein sequence MTVNTAPKPAKTRGIETARARQAFWLLLPTLIAIALVAGYPLYRTIYFSMFEANLTAPDQKTFIGLGNFWFTTEDGIALGFLQDPQWWGAVKNTLLFTVISVFLETVFGMIIALVVNSAFKGRGFLRTAMLVPWAIPTVVSAQMWAYLYNDSFGLVGRGVLGGVALLASSNEFLGVEQRIWAMIAVDVWKTTSFMALLILAGLQSLPSDMYEAADMDGASKWTQFWRLTLPLLRPALLVALVFRSLDALRVFDIMSVMLGNVSAARTSMTGYARQALIDNQLLGMGSAVSVAVFVIIMVIVVIYVTAFRVKFD from the coding sequence ATGACCGTGAATACCGCACCGAAACCCGCCAAGACCCGAGGCATCGAAACGGCCCGCGCCCGTCAGGCCTTCTGGCTGCTGCTGCCCACGCTGATCGCCATTGCGCTGGTGGCCGGGTACCCGCTGTACCGCACCATCTACTTCTCGATGTTCGAGGCGAACCTGACCGCGCCGGACCAGAAGACCTTCATCGGGCTGGGGAACTTCTGGTTCACCACCGAGGACGGCATCGCGCTGGGCTTCTTACAGGATCCGCAGTGGTGGGGCGCCGTGAAGAACACGCTGCTGTTCACCGTGATCTCGGTGTTCCTGGAAACGGTGTTCGGGATGATCATCGCGCTGGTCGTGAACAGCGCCTTCAAGGGACGCGGGTTCCTGCGGACCGCCATGCTGGTTCCCTGGGCGATTCCCACGGTCGTGTCGGCGCAGATGTGGGCGTACCTGTACAACGACTCCTTCGGTCTGGTGGGGCGCGGCGTGCTGGGCGGCGTGGCGCTGCTGGCCAGCTCGAACGAGTTCCTGGGTGTCGAGCAGCGCATCTGGGCGATGATCGCGGTGGATGTCTGGAAGACCACCAGTTTCATGGCGCTGCTGATCCTGGCCGGCCTCCAGAGCCTGCCGAGCGACATGTACGAGGCGGCCGACATGGACGGCGCGAGCAAGTGGACGCAGTTCTGGCGCCTGACGCTGCCGCTGCTGCGCCCGGCGCTGCTGGTGGCACTGGTGTTCCGCAGCCTGGACGCCCTGCGCGTGTTCGACATCATGTCCGTGATGCTGGGGAACGTCAGCGCGGCCCGCACCAGCATGACCGGGTACGCCCGGCAGGCGCTGATCGACAATCAACTGCTGGGCATGGGCAGCGCCGTCAGCGTGGCCGTGTTCGTGATCATCATGGTGATCGTCGTGATCTACGTCACGGCGTTCCGCGTGAAGTTCGACTGA
- a CDS encoding ATP-binding protein: MTLDAADAISPLGVLPLAGPTCIHLPLNVSPQDLARYAVGLANARGGTVLVGVDVLDLPAAERDAGELHPLMVTHAIFELSGGRLTVNVQHHRLPGGARVLAVFVPQAPYVLAAPDGSVIAWDGAHLVPVTPSEAEPVADQDFTAVVPPDASLADLDPSEVARLRALGRRASASNLPDLDFLQELGLLVPSGGALRPTLAAILLAGTPAALRAHVPQAEVCFYHHQTGDVEFQFREDLLRPIPALLTRLAELIQARNRFTPVQVGLFRIEVWDQDEAVYREALLNALTHRDYTLRDAVHVHHFPDRLEIMNPGGLPGGITPGNILRHQPKRRNPLLAEVLARLGLVERAGVGVDKMYSLMLRHGKEPPEFTTYPDSVTLALHSPGFDAEFVRFVARKQEEMQTLSLDVLIVLSLLAREGEATRAALARALQLPEDRTPRLLRGMEDHALIVKAGVGRGIAYVLTDEVRRALGRERPAPLTVREQPQERTEQERTEPRLPAPPVPVQYVPVQAVPVQAGPVGPEQPGAEQISIERAGEPAASVLAEATAQPGAAQVDGGASRRRGRSVAREPRDASGPSAAEIRAIALALARERGRVRNVDLREACGLSTQQAWRTLRRLVQDGLLRKLGTGTRDAAYELRH, from the coding sequence GTGACGCTGGACGCTGCTGACGCCATTTCGCCGCTGGGGGTGCTGCCTCTGGCGGGGCCGACGTGTATTCACCTGCCGCTGAACGTCTCGCCGCAGGATCTCGCGCGGTACGCGGTGGGACTGGCGAACGCGCGGGGCGGGACGGTGCTGGTGGGCGTGGACGTGCTGGACCTCCCGGCCGCCGAGCGGGACGCGGGCGAACTGCACCCGCTGATGGTGACGCACGCGATCTTCGAACTGTCCGGGGGTCGCCTGACCGTGAACGTGCAGCACCACCGTCTGCCGGGGGGCGCGCGGGTGCTGGCGGTGTTCGTGCCGCAGGCGCCGTACGTGCTGGCCGCGCCGGACGGTTCGGTGATCGCCTGGGACGGCGCGCATCTGGTGCCGGTCACGCCCAGCGAGGCGGAACCGGTCGCGGATCAGGATTTCACGGCGGTCGTGCCGCCCGACGCGTCCCTGGCGGACCTGGACCCGTCCGAGGTGGCGAGACTGCGGGCGCTGGGTCGCCGGGCGAGTGCGTCGAACCTGCCGGACCTGGATTTCCTTCAGGAACTGGGGCTGCTCGTTCCGAGTGGCGGGGCGCTGCGGCCCACGCTGGCGGCCATTCTGCTGGCGGGCACCCCGGCGGCGCTGCGGGCACACGTGCCGCAGGCGGAGGTGTGCTTCTACCACCACCAGACGGGCGACGTGGAATTCCAGTTCCGGGAGGACCTGCTGCGGCCCATCCCGGCGCTGCTGACCCGGCTGGCCGAGTTGATCCAGGCACGTAACCGCTTCACGCCGGTGCAGGTGGGCCTGTTCCGGATCGAGGTGTGGGATCAGGACGAGGCCGTGTACCGCGAGGCACTCCTGAACGCGCTGACGCACCGGGATTACACGCTGCGTGACGCGGTGCACGTGCATCACTTCCCGGACCGGCTGGAGATCATGAACCCCGGCGGCCTGCCGGGCGGGATCACGCCGGGGAACATCCTGCGCCACCAGCCCAAGCGCCGCAACCCGCTGCTGGCCGAGGTGCTGGCCCGCCTGGGGCTGGTCGAGCGGGCGGGCGTGGGCGTGGACAAGATGTACTCGCTGATGCTGCGGCACGGGAAGGAACCGCCGGAGTTCACGACGTACCCGGATTCCGTGACGCTGGCGCTGCACTCGCCGGGTTTCGACGCGGAATTCGTGCGGTTCGTGGCGCGCAAGCAGGAGGAAATGCAGACGCTGTCGCTGGACGTGCTGATCGTCCTGAGCCTGCTGGCCCGTGAGGGCGAGGCGACCCGCGCCGCCCTGGCCCGCGCCCTGCAACTGCCGGAGGACCGCACGCCCCGGTTGCTGCGCGGCATGGAGGATCACGCGTTGATCGTGAAGGCCGGGGTGGGGCGCGGCATCGCGTACGTCCTGACCGACGAGGTGCGCCGCGCCCTGGGCCGTGAACGCCCGGCGCCGCTGACCGTGCGGGAACAGCCGCAGGAACGCACGGAGCAGGAACGTACGGAGCCGCGCCTTCCCGCGCCGCCCGTGCCAGTGCAGTACGTGCCAGTGCAGGCCGTGCCGGTGCAGGCCGGGCCGGTCGGACCGGAACAGCCGGGAGCCGAACAGATCAGCATCGAGCGGGCGGGGGAACCGGCGGCGTCTGTCCTGGCGGAGGCAACTGCACAACCGGGGGCGGCTCAGGTGGACGGGGGCGCGTCCCGGCGCAGGGGCCGGTCAGTGGCGCGTGAACCGCGTGATGCCAGTGGCCCCAGTGCTGCCGAGATCCGCGCGATTGCGCTGGCCCTGGCGCGCGAGCGGGGCCGCGTGCGGAACGTGGACCTGCGTGAGGCGTGCGGCCTGAGTACGCAGCAGGCGTGGCGGACGCTGCGCCGACTGGTGCAGGACGGCCTGCTGCGCAAGCTGGGGACGGGCACGCGGGACGCCGCGTACGAACTGCGTCACTGA
- a CDS encoding DUF3293 domain-containing protein: MTAPPDTAWPDPALRAAFRTTRYGPPGARVTLTGEGPGLPGAPPDWTAGRWAIVTAWNPSGQRQSRVRNDAAHAALLAQATAWAGAPGRTVLEALNGEGEWREPSLVLRGPSLRGAARLGRAFGQAAVLYGCGARAALVWLPPGAELVRPERLWLRPVPAGQDVY, from the coding sequence ATGACCGCCCCGCCGGATACCGCGTGGCCCGACCCGGCCCTGCGGGCGGCCTTCCGGACCACGCGGTACGGCCCGCCGGGCGCGCGGGTCACCCTGACCGGGGAAGGTCCGGGTCTGCCCGGGGCGCCGCCGGACTGGACGGCCGGTCGCTGGGCGATTGTGACCGCCTGGAACCCGTCGGGACAGCGGCAGTCGCGGGTACGGAACGACGCGGCCCACGCGGCGCTGCTGGCGCAGGCAACGGCCTGGGCAGGCGCACCCGGCCGCACCGTGCTGGAGGCCCTCAACGGCGAGGGCGAGTGGCGGGAGCCGTCGTTGGTCCTGCGCGGCCCGTCGCTGCGGGGGGCGGCGCGGCTGGGCCGGGCTTTCGGGCAGGCGGCCGTGCTGTACGGCTGCGGGGCGCGGGCGGCGCTGGTGTGGCTGCCGCCCGGCGCGGAACTGGTGCGGCCCGAGCGGTTGTGGCTGCGGCCCGTGCCTGCCGGGCAGGATGTATACTGA
- a CDS encoding PaaI family thioesterase: protein MSASAPTPEPSTPELPSLESLNAFGAGRLPGLIGVRFTHAARGLLRSELTIRPELLAPNGFLHAASVIALADTTCGYGTRILLPDGAHSFTTIELKSNHLGTARDGTVTCEARNVHAGRTTQVWDAEVRAPDGKLMALFRCTQAVLYPKPAPAGE, encoded by the coding sequence ATGAGTGCCTCCGCCCCCACCCCCGAGCCGTCCACCCCAGAACTGCCCAGCCTGGAGTCCCTGAACGCGTTCGGCGCGGGCCGCCTGCCGGGCCTGATCGGCGTCCGGTTCACGCACGCCGCGCGGGGCCTGCTGCGCAGCGAACTGACCATCCGCCCCGAACTGCTCGCCCCGAACGGCTTCCTGCACGCCGCGAGCGTCATCGCGCTGGCCGACACCACCTGCGGATACGGCACGCGCATCCTGCTGCCAGACGGCGCGCACTCGTTCACGACCATCGAACTGAAAAGCAACCACCTGGGCACCGCCCGCGACGGCACCGTCACCTGCGAGGCCCGCAACGTGCACGCCGGCCGCACCACGCAGGTCTGGGACGCCGAGGTCCGCGCGCCTGACGGCAAACTCATGGCGCTGTTCCGCTGCACGCAGGCCGTCCTGTACCCGAAACCCGCCCCGGCAGGCGAGTGA
- the recF gene encoding DNA replication/repair protein RecF (All proteins in this family for which functions are known are DNA-binding proteins that assist the filamentation of RecA onto DNA for the initiation of recombination or recombinational repair.): MRLDSLSTLNYRNLAPCTLAFPAGVTGVFGENGAGKTNLLEAAYLALTGLTDVSRLEQLVQQGETEAYVRADLESGGSLSVQEVGLGRGRRQLKLDGVRVRTGDLPRGSAVWIRPEDSEMVFGSPSGRRAFLDSLLSRLSARYAEQLSRYERTVSQRNAALRGGEEWAMHVWDESLVRLGTEIMLFRRRALVRLNELAAEANAALGSRKTLTLSLTESTTPETYAQDMGSRRAEELARGSTATGPHRDDLLLTLGDFPASEYASRGEGRTVALALRRAELELLAERFGERPVLLVDDFSAELDPVRRSFLLELAASVPQAIVTGTERAPGAALTLRAQSGRFTPEAESELPEAELPEPELPEAELADVPDVAGVGA, encoded by the coding sequence GTGCGTCTTGATTCGTTGTCCACCCTGAACTACCGGAACCTCGCGCCGTGCACCCTGGCGTTTCCGGCAGGCGTGACGGGTGTGTTCGGCGAGAACGGCGCGGGCAAGACGAACCTGCTGGAAGCCGCGTACCTGGCGCTGACCGGCCTGACGGACGTGTCGCGCCTGGAGCAACTGGTGCAGCAGGGCGAGACCGAGGCGTACGTGCGCGCCGACCTGGAAAGCGGCGGCAGCCTGAGCGTGCAGGAGGTCGGGCTGGGGCGCGGGCGGCGGCAACTGAAACTGGACGGAGTGCGCGTCCGCACCGGGGACCTGCCGCGCGGGAGTGCCGTGTGGATCCGCCCGGAGGACAGCGAGATGGTGTTCGGGTCGCCGTCCGGGCGGCGCGCGTTCCTGGATTCGCTGCTGTCGCGCCTGAGCGCCCGCTACGCCGAGCAGCTCTCACGCTACGAGCGCACGGTGTCGCAGCGGAACGCGGCCCTGCGCGGCGGCGAGGAATGGGCCATGCACGTGTGGGACGAGTCGCTGGTGCGGCTGGGCACCGAGATCATGCTGTTCCGCCGCCGCGCGCTGGTGCGCCTGAACGAACTGGCGGCCGAGGCGAACGCCGCGCTGGGCAGCCGCAAGACCCTGACGCTGTCCCTGACGGAATCCACCACGCCCGAAACGTACGCGCAGGACATGGGGTCGCGCCGCGCCGAGGAACTCGCGCGCGGGAGTACCGCGACCGGCCCGCACCGCGACGACCTGCTGCTGACGCTCGGGGACTTCCCGGCCAGCGAGTACGCCAGCCGGGGCGAGGGCCGCACCGTGGCACTGGCGCTGCGGCGAGCGGAACTGGAACTGCTGGCCGAACGCTTCGGAGAGCGGCCGGTGCTGCTGGTGGATGACTTCTCGGCGGAACTGGACCCGGTGCGGCGGTCGTTCCTGCTGGAACTGGCGGCCAGCGTGCCGCAGGCCATCGTGACCGGCACCGAACGTGCGCCGGGCGCGGCCCTGACGTTGCGGGCGCAGTCGGGCCGCTTCACGCCGGAAGCCGAATCTGAGCTGCCCGAGGCTGAGCTGCCTGAGCCGGAGCTGCCCGAGGCTGAGCTGGCCGACGTGCCGGACGTGGCCGGGGTGGGCGCGTGA
- a CDS encoding DUF721 domain-containing protein, producing the protein MTRGRRLSGPRQMGELMGATLGTARIARGIERARAILMWPQAVGPEIARITRPRTQQGGTLFVEVRDSATAHHLSMQRHHFMKALNALIPEKPISEIRFSVGTVRGPEAAVPTPAPLPAPDRARARQLVEGVQSERSPELKGAALRAAEAITRARRWREEQGWRPCPVCGEASREQPCRACLLTLDDPNVRRAARLLQRWPERLPELRGTLGDSGAGAARHLALQQLAGQLDLLALECVRSGQEDGYREFLAQQADVFMALTRRCTRAELRRVDRALLPDSARNVLNAGQP; encoded by the coding sequence GTGACGCGTGGCCGCCGCCTGAGCGGCCCGCGCCAGATGGGCGAGCTGATGGGCGCCACGCTGGGCACGGCCCGGATCGCGCGCGGCATCGAGCGGGCGCGCGCCATCCTGATGTGGCCGCAGGCGGTCGGGCCGGAAATCGCGCGCATCACGCGGCCCCGCACGCAGCAGGGCGGGACGCTGTTCGTGGAGGTCCGTGACAGCGCCACCGCGCACCACCTGAGCATGCAGCGCCACCATTTCATGAAGGCCCTGAACGCCCTGATTCCGGAGAAACCCATCAGCGAGATCCGCTTCAGCGTGGGCACGGTGCGCGGCCCCGAGGCGGCCGTGCCGACGCCCGCACCGCTGCCCGCCCCGGATCGCGCGCGGGCGCGGCAACTGGTCGAGGGTGTGCAGAGCGAACGCAGCCCCGAACTGAAGGGCGCGGCGCTGCGGGCGGCCGAGGCGATCACCCGCGCCCGCCGCTGGCGCGAGGAGCAGGGCTGGCGTCCCTGCCCAGTGTGCGGCGAGGCCAGCCGCGAGCAGCCGTGCCGCGCCTGCCTGCTGACCCTGGACGACCCGAACGTGCGCCGCGCCGCGCGTCTGCTGCAACGCTGGCCCGAGCGGCTGCCCGAACTGCGCGGCACGCTGGGCGACAGCGGGGCGGGCGCGGCCCGGCACCTGGCGCTGCAACAACTGGCGGGGCAGCTGGACCTGCTGGCGCTGGAGTGCGTGCGCAGCGGCCAGGAGGACGGGTACCGCGAGTTCCTGGCGCAGCAGGCCGACGTGTTCATGGCCCTGACCCGGCGCTGCACGCGCGCGGAGTTGCGCCGCGTGGACCGCGCCCTGCTGCCCGACAGTGCCCGCAACGTCCTGAACGCCGGGCAGCCCTGA
- the truD gene encoding tRNA pseudouridine(13) synthase TruD, with the protein MVGSIVSLVFDWSALRALTEGPGTGGILRQEPGDFRVDEVPLYVPSGEGEHLYLQFEKTGHTTAHVLRELGEQVGVRDREVGVAGLKDRHAVTTQWISLPQKYEARVQNFALDGVRVLQLTRHGNKLGMGHLRANRFSVRVRGAAGQADQAAQTLELLAAQGVPNYFGPQRFGLGGLNAEEGLRVVRGESRVRDPRVRRFLTTALQSVVFNGFVNLRLERGVFAGLLTGDMAKKHDTGGVFQVEDAAQESVRAARGEVSATGTLFGKKVKPLTLDAGALEQEALAALGLSADMFSSRKGDRRLTRVFPEDVSVTAEDDGFTVSFTLPRGSFATSVLREIMKTDVDAASPLPGDETGDLEDGE; encoded by the coding sequence ATGGTGGGCAGCATCGTGAGTCTGGTGTTTGACTGGTCGGCGCTGCGCGCGCTGACGGAAGGGCCGGGAACCGGCGGAATCCTCCGTCAGGAACCCGGTGATTTCCGAGTGGATGAAGTGCCCCTGTACGTGCCGTCCGGTGAGGGCGAGCACCTGTACCTGCAGTTCGAGAAGACCGGTCACACGACCGCGCACGTGTTGCGTGAACTCGGTGAGCAGGTCGGCGTGCGTGACCGCGAGGTGGGCGTGGCTGGCCTGAAGGACCGGCACGCCGTGACCACCCAGTGGATCAGCCTGCCGCAGAAGTACGAGGCGCGCGTGCAGAACTTCGCGCTGGACGGCGTGCGGGTGCTGCAACTGACCCGGCACGGGAACAAGCTGGGCATGGGGCACCTGCGCGCCAACCGCTTCTCGGTGCGGGTGCGGGGCGCGGCGGGGCAGGCTGATCAGGCCGCGCAGACGCTGGAGTTGCTCGCGGCGCAGGGCGTGCCGAATTACTTCGGGCCGCAGCGGTTCGGGCTGGGCGGCCTGAACGCCGAGGAGGGCCTGCGGGTCGTGCGGGGCGAGTCGCGGGTGCGTGACCCGCGCGTGCGGCGCTTCCTGACGACGGCGCTTCAGAGCGTGGTGTTCAACGGGTTCGTGAACCTCCGCCTGGAACGCGGGGTGTTCGCGGGCCTGCTGACCGGGGACATGGCGAAGAAACACGATACAGGCGGTGTGTTTCAGGTCGAGGACGCCGCGCAGGAGTCCGTGCGTGCGGCGCGCGGTGAGGTCAGCGCGACCGGCACGCTGTTCGGCAAGAAGGTCAAGCCCCTGACGCTGGACGCCGGGGCGCTGGAGCAGGAGGCGCTGGCGGCGCTGGGCCTGTCGGCAGACATGTTCTCGTCGCGCAAGGGGGACCGCCGCCTGACGCGGGTGTTCCCGGAGGACGTCAGCGTGACCGCCGAGGACGACGGCTTCACGGTGTCGTTCACGTTGCCGCGCGGCAGTTTCGCGACCAGCGTGCTGCGGGAAATCATGAAGACCGACGTGGACGCCGCCTCTCCCCTGCCCGGCGACGAGACGGGCGACCTGGAGGACGGCGAGTGA
- a CDS encoding ABC transporter substrate-binding protein: MKKAIALVSLTVAIAATSNASAATVTLACGSVGQELQLCKDGAARWAKKTGNTVKIFESPNLTNDRLGLYQQQLAAKSSDIDVYQLDVVWPGLLAQHFVDLKGKIPAAEVNAHFKGIIDADTVNGKLVAMPWFTDAGLLYYRTDLLKKYGFSAAPKTWTELALMAKKIQAGEQKTNKSFAGFVWQGKNYEGLTCDALEWVASFGGGTIVDAKGNITINNPQAAKALDTAASWIKSISPAGVTTYAEEEARGIFQSGNAAFMRNWPYAWALGQGDDSKVKGKIGVAPLPSGGSRNAATLGGWQLGVSSYSKNQAASIALVRYLTGPEEQKIRAIEGAYNPTIQALYKDKDVLKANPFFGSLYNVFTSAVARPSGPTKGKYNQVSQAFSTAVSDVLNGKMKGQAAVAKLSTDLARIKGRGW, from the coding sequence ATGAAGAAAGCTATTGCACTCGTGAGCCTGACCGTCGCCATCGCCGCCACCAGCAACGCCAGCGCCGCCACCGTCACCCTCGCCTGCGGCAGCGTCGGCCAGGAACTCCAGCTCTGCAAGGACGGCGCCGCCCGCTGGGCCAAGAAGACCGGCAACACCGTCAAGATCTTCGAGAGCCCCAACCTCACCAACGACCGCCTCGGCCTGTACCAGCAGCAGCTGGCCGCCAAGAGCAGCGACATCGACGTGTACCAGCTCGACGTCGTGTGGCCCGGCCTGCTCGCCCAGCACTTCGTGGACCTGAAAGGCAAGATCCCGGCCGCTGAAGTCAACGCGCACTTCAAGGGCATCATCGACGCCGACACCGTGAACGGCAAACTGGTCGCCATGCCCTGGTTCACCGACGCCGGGTTGCTGTACTACCGCACCGACCTGCTCAAGAAGTACGGCTTCAGCGCCGCCCCCAAGACCTGGACGGAACTGGCCCTGATGGCCAAGAAGATCCAGGCGGGCGAGCAGAAGACCAACAAGTCCTTCGCCGGGTTCGTCTGGCAGGGCAAGAACTACGAGGGCCTGACCTGCGACGCCCTGGAATGGGTCGCGAGCTTCGGCGGCGGCACCATCGTGGACGCCAAGGGCAACATCACCATCAACAACCCCCAGGCCGCCAAAGCGCTGGATACCGCCGCCAGCTGGATCAAGAGCATCAGCCCAGCCGGCGTCACCACCTACGCCGAGGAAGAAGCGCGCGGCATCTTCCAGTCCGGCAACGCCGCCTTCATGCGCAACTGGCCCTACGCCTGGGCGCTCGGCCAGGGTGACGACTCCAAGGTCAAGGGCAAGATCGGCGTGGCGCCCCTGCCCAGCGGCGGCAGCCGCAACGCCGCGACCCTCGGCGGCTGGCAGCTCGGCGTGAGCTCCTACAGCAAGAACCAGGCCGCCTCCATCGCACTGGTGCGTTACCTGACCGGCCCCGAGGAGCAGAAGATCCGCGCCATCGAGGGTGCCTACAACCCCACCATCCAGGCGCTGTACAAGGACAAGGACGTCCTGAAGGCCAACCCCTTCTTCGGCAGCCTGTACAACGTGTTCACCAGCGCCGTCGCGCGCCCCTCCGGCCCCACCAAGGGCAAGTACAACCAGGTGTCGCAGGCCTTCAGCACCGCCGTCAGCGACGTCCTGAACGGCAAGATGAAGGGTCAGGCGGCCGTCGCCAAGCTCAGCACCGACCTGGCCCGCATCAAGGGTCGCGGCTGGTAA
- a CDS encoding MogA/MoaB family molybdenum cofactor biosynthesis protein — protein MTDLPPGTPSAPAPDSASAPLDSAGQHRKHGERSVRVAVLTVSDTRTEDTDTSGQYLLGELRARGHEVVGYRVVKDDAVHIRSSLVAFAREATVVLSTGGTGITGRDVTVPVVESMITKPIPGFGELFRMLSYQQVGGAAMLSRAVAGLVRGSVVFAMPGSLNAVKTAWEGILRDEIGHLAFEVERHGQPGVLSAPPALPEAGATLPPAPQPGAGGGVAAGLGRHRKGGQGNERF, from the coding sequence ATGACGGACCTTCCTCCCGGCACGCCCTCCGCCCCTGCTCCGGACAGCGCCAGCGCCCCGCTCGATTCTGCGGGGCAGCACCGGAAGCACGGCGAGCGGTCCGTGCGCGTGGCGGTCCTGACCGTCAGCGACACCCGCACCGAGGACACCGACACCAGCGGGCAGTACCTGCTGGGCGAACTGCGCGCGCGGGGGCACGAGGTCGTGGGGTACCGGGTCGTGAAGGACGACGCGGTGCACATCCGGTCCAGTCTGGTGGCGTTCGCGCGTGAGGCGACGGTGGTCCTGTCGACCGGCGGGACGGGCATCACGGGGCGGGACGTGACGGTGCCGGTCGTGGAGTCCATGATCACCAAACCCATTCCGGGCTTCGGTGAGCTGTTCCGGATGCTGTCGTACCAGCAGGTGGGGGGCGCGGCGATGCTGTCGCGGGCGGTGGCGGGACTGGTGCGCGGCTCGGTGGTGTTCGCCATGCCGGGCAGCCTGAACGCCGTGAAGACCGCCTGGGAGGGCATCCTGCGTGACGAGATCGGTCACCTGGCGTTCGAGGTCGAGCGGCACGGGCAGCCGGGCGTGCTGAGCGCCCCACCCGCGCTGCCGGAGGCGGGCGCGACCCTGCCTCCCGCGCCGCAGCCGGGTGCGGGGGGTGGCGTGGCGGCCGGGCTGGGCCGTCACCGTAAGGGAGGGCAGGGCAATGAGCGCTTCTGA
- a CDS encoding carbohydrate ABC transporter permease — protein MNLKSKNPTLYYLQRAAFYLLVIVIGVYLLAPFFWAVLTSLRSPGDLFLTPTQFIAAKTTLSNYTEVFANPNFQRGLLQSLIVAVGSVAISLLLGAFSAYALGRFRFKGKAIVMYVILAVSVFPQIAVLSGLYTLINNFGLYNNPLGLIMSYLIFTIPFTVWVLTSFVRDIPGELEEAALVDGASPLQTLFLVLFPVMMPALVTTGLLAFINAWNEYLFALTFTSTNRTVPVVIANYSGATQFDQPWGQIMAASIVVTVPLIILVLVFQRNIVSGLTAGAVKG, from the coding sequence ATGAACCTGAAAAGCAAGAACCCCACCCTGTACTACCTGCAACGCGCCGCGTTCTACCTGCTGGTGATCGTGATCGGCGTGTACCTGCTCGCTCCGTTCTTCTGGGCGGTCCTGACCAGCCTGCGGTCGCCCGGCGACCTGTTCCTGACGCCCACGCAGTTCATCGCGGCGAAAACCACCCTGAGCAACTACACCGAGGTCTTCGCCAACCCGAACTTCCAGCGCGGCCTGCTGCAATCGCTGATCGTGGCGGTCGGCTCGGTCGCCATCAGCCTGCTGCTGGGTGCGTTCTCGGCGTACGCGCTGGGCCGGTTCCGGTTCAAGGGGAAGGCCATCGTGATGTACGTGATCCTGGCGGTCAGCGTGTTCCCGCAGATCGCAGTGCTGTCGGGGCTGTACACCCTGATCAACAACTTCGGGCTGTACAACAACCCGCTGGGCCTGATCATGTCGTACCTGATCTTCACGATTCCGTTCACGGTGTGGGTGCTGACCAGTTTCGTGCGTGACATTCCGGGCGAACTGGAGGAAGCGGCGCTGGTGGACGGCGCCAGCCCGCTACAGACGCTGTTCCTGGTGCTGTTCCCGGTCATGATGCCGGCGCTGGTCACGACCGGACTGCTGGCGTTCATCAACGCCTGGAACGAGTACCTGTTCGCGCTGACGTTCACCAGTACCAACCGCACGGTGCCGGTCGTGATCGCGAACTACTCGGGCGCCACGCAGTTCGACCAGCCGTGGGGGCAGATCATGGCCGCCAGTATCGTGGTGACGGTGCCGCTGATCATTCTGGTGCTGGTGTTCCAGCGCAACATCGTGTCGGGCCTGACTGCCGGGGCCGTCAAGGGCTGA
- the aat gene encoding leucyl/phenylalanyl-tRNA--protein transferase: protein MPAARTFLTHPDPLTREVARNYAGGAFLMDNGDGLQWYSVEGRAVLPLTEADGLHVPRRLRRELKHFEPRMDTAFAQVVAGCRGELPGSPPRDGEWISDELADLYLHLHAQGLAHSFEVWRGGQLAGGVLGLALGGAFIAESKFHRVTNASKAALILLAAHLHARGFTLLDAQIQNPHIETLGVREIGSDTYGALLGAALPLDVSL from the coding sequence TTGCCCGCCGCGCGCACCTTCCTGACCCACCCGGACCCCCTGACCCGCGAGGTCGCCCGCAACTACGCCGGGGGCGCGTTCCTGATGGACAACGGCGACGGCCTGCAATGGTACTCCGTCGAGGGCCGCGCCGTCCTCCCGCTGACCGAGGCGGACGGACTGCACGTGCCCCGCCGCCTGCGCCGCGAGCTGAAGCACTTCGAGCCGCGCATGGACACCGCCTTCGCGCAGGTGGTCGCCGGGTGCCGGGGCGAACTGCCGGGCAGCCCCCCCCGCGACGGCGAGTGGATCAGCGACGAACTCGCGGACCTGTACCTGCACCTGCACGCGCAGGGACTGGCACACTCCTTCGAGGTCTGGCGCGGCGGGCAACTGGCCGGGGGCGTGCTGGGCCTCGCGCTGGGCGGCGCGTTCATCGCCGAGAGCAAATTCCACCGCGTCACGAACGCCAGCAAGGCCGCCCTGATCCTCCTGGCCGCGCACCTGCACGCGCGCGGATTCACGCTGCTGGACGCCCAGATTCAGAACCCGCACATCGAGACGCTGGGCGTGCGCGAGATCGGCAGCGACACGTACGGCGCGCTACTGGGCGCCGCTTTGCCGCTGGACGTCAGCCTGTAA